In one Rhinopithecus roxellana isolate Shanxi Qingling chromosome 1, ASM756505v1, whole genome shotgun sequence genomic region, the following are encoded:
- the NISCH gene encoding nischarin isoform X1: MATSRTFGPEREAEPAKEARVVGSELVDTYTVYIIQVTDGSHEWTVKHRYSDFHDLHEKLVAERKIDKNLLPPKKIIGKNSRSLVEKREKDLEVYLQKLLAAFPGVTPRVLGHFLHFHFYEINGITAALAEELFEKGEQLLGAGEVFAIGPLQLYAVTEQLQQGKPTCASGDAKTDLGHILDFTCRLKYLKVSGTEGPFGTSNIQEQLLPFDLSIFKSLHQVEISHCDAQHIRGLVASKPTLATLSVRFSATSMKEVLVPEASEFDEWEPEGTALEGPVTAVIPTWQALTTLDLSHNSISEIDESVKLIPKIEFLDLSHNGLLVVDNLQHLYNLVHLDLSYNKLSSLEGLHTKLGNIKTLNLAGNLLESLSGLHKLYSLVNLDLRDNRIEQMEEVRSIGSLPCLEHVSLLNNPLSIIPDYRTKVLAQFGERASEVCLDDTVTTEKELDTVEVLKAIQKAKEVKSKLSNPEKRGGEDSRLSAAPCIRPSSSPPTVAPASASLPQPILSNQGIVFVQEEALASSLSSTDSLTPEDQPIAQGCSDSLESIPAGQAASDDLRDMPGAVGGASPDHAEPEVQVVPGSGQIIFLPFTCIGYTATNQDFIQRLSTLIRQAIERQLPAWIEAANQREEGQGEEEEEEEEEEDVAENRYFEMGPPDVEEEGGQGEEEEEEEEEDEEAEEERLALEWALGADEDFLLEHIRILKVLWCFLIHVQGSIRQFAACLVLTDFGIAVFEIPHQESRGSSQHILSSLRFVFCFPHGDLTEFGFLMPELCLVLKVRHSENTLFIISDAANLHEFHADLRSCFAPQHMAMLCSPILYGSHTSLQEFLRQLLTFYKVAGGCQERSQGCFPVYLVYSDKRMVQTAAGDYSGNIEWASCTLCSAVRRSCCAPSEAVKSAAIPYWLLLTPQHLNVIKADFNPMPNRGTHNCRNRNSFKLSRVPLSTVLLDPTRSCTQPRGAFADGHVLELLVGYRFVTAIFVLPHEKFHFLRIYSQLRASLQDLKTVVIAKTPGTGGSPQGPFADGQPAERRVSNDQRPQEVPAEALAPAPAEVPAPAPTAASASGPAKTPAPAETSTSTLVPEETPVEAPAPPPAEAPAQYPSEHLIQATSEENQIPSHLPACPSLRHVASLRGSAIIELFHSSIAEVENEELRHLMWSSVVFYQTPGLEVTACVLLSTKAVYFVLHDGLRRYFSEPLQDFWHQKNTDYNNSPFHISQCFVLKLSDLQSVNVGLFDQHFRLTGSTPLQVVTCLTRDSYLTHCFLQHLMVVLSSLERTPSPEPVDKDFYSEFGNKTTGKMENYELIHSSRVKFTYPSEEEIGDLTFIVAQKMAEPEKAPALSILLYVQAFQVGMPPPGCCRGPLRPKTLLLTSSEIFLLDEDCIHYPLPEFAKEPPQRDRYRLDDGRRVRDLDRVLMGYQTYPQALTLVFDDVQGHDLMGSVTLDHFGEVPGGPARAGQGREVQWQVFVPSAESREKLISLLARQWEALCGRELPVELTG; the protein is encoded by the exons ATGGCGACGTCGCGCACCTTCGGGCCTGAGCGGGAAGCCGAGCCGGCTAAGGAAGCGCGCGTCGTGGGCTCGGAGCTCGTGGACACTTATACG GTTTACATCATACAGGTCACTGATGGCAGCCATGAGTGGACGGTAAAGCACCGCTACAGCGACTTCCATGACTTGCATGAAAAG CTCGTTGCAGAGAGAAAGATTGATAAAAATCTGCTTCCGCCCAAAAAGATAATTGGGAAAAACTCAAGAAGCTTggtggagaagagggagaaggatcTGGAGGTCTACCTCCAGAAACTCCTGGCTGCCTTCCCTGGCGTGACCCCCAGAGTGCTGGGCCACTTCTTGCATTTTCACTTCTAT GAGATAAATGGCATCACTGCAGCACTGGCTGAAGAGCTCTTTGAGAAAG GAGAGCAGCTCCTGGGGGCCGGCGAGGTCTTTGCCATTGGACCCCTGCAGCTGTATGCCGTCACGGAGCAGCTGCAGCAGGGAAAGCCCACGTGCGCCAGTGGGGATGCCAAGACTGACCTCGGGCACATCCTCGACTTCACCTGTCGCCTTAAGTACCTTAAG GTTTCTGGCACAGAAGGACCTTTTGGGACCAGCAACATTCAGGAGCAGCTCCTGCCATTCGACCTATCAATATTCAAGTCCCTGCATCAGGTGGAG ATAAGTCACTGTGATGCTCAGCACATCAGAGGGCTGGTCGCATCGAAGCCCACCTTAGCCACGCTGAGTGTCCGCTTCTCAGCAACCTCGATGAAG GAAGTCCTTGTTCCTGAAGCCTCAGAATTTGATGAGTGGGAGCCTGAAGGCACAGCTCTAGAAGGCCCTGTGACTGCCGTCATCCCCACTTGGCAGGCATTGACCACGCTTGACCTGAGCCACAACAGCATCTCCGAGATCGACGAGTCTGTG AAACTGATCCCAAAGATTGAGTTCCTGGACCTGAGTCACAATGGATTGCTGGTTGTGGACAATTTGCAG CACCTGTATAACCTTGTGCATCTGGACCTGTCCTACAACAAGCTCTCCTCCTTGGAAGGGCTTCACACCAAGCTGGGGAACATCAAGACCTTAAACCTGGCAGGCAACCTCCTGGAGAGTCTGAGTGGCCTACATAAGCTCTACTCACTGGTCAACCTGGATCTCCGGGACAACAGGATCGAACAG ATGGAGGAGGTCCGGAGCATAGGCAGCCTCCCGTGTCTGGAGCACGTGTCTCTGCTGAACAACCCTCTGAGCATCATCCCCGACTACCGGACCAAGGTGCTGGCTCAGTTCGGAGAGAGGGCCTCAGAG GTCTGTCTGGATGACACAGTAACCACAGAGAAGGAGCTGGACACTGTGGAAGTGCTGAAAGCAATTCAGAAAGCCAAGGAGGTCAAGTCCAAACTGAGCAACCCAGAGAAGAGG GGTGGCGAAGACTCCCGGCTCTCAGCTGCCCCCTGCATCAGACCCAGCAGCTCCCCTCCCACTGTGGCTCCCGCATctgcctccctgccccagcccatcCTCTCCAACCAAG GAATCGTGTTCGTTCAGGAGGAGGCCCTGGCCAGCAGCCTCTCGTCCACTGACAGTCTGACTCCCGAGGACCAGCCCATTGCCCAGGGATGTTCTGATTCCTTGGAGTCCATCCCTGCGGGACAG GCAGCATCTGATGATTTAAGGGACATGCCGGGAGCTGTTGGTGGTGCAAG CCCAGACCATGCCGAGCCGGAGGTCCAGGTGGTGCCCGGGTCTGGCCAGATCATCTTCCTGCCCTTCACCTGCATTGGCTACACAGCCACCAACCAGGACTTCATCCAGCGCCTGAGCACACTGATCCGGCAGGCCATCGAGCGACAGCTGCCTGCCTGGATCGAGGCTGCCAACCAGCGGGAGGAGGGCCagggcgaggaggaggaggaggaggaggaagaggaggatgttGCTGAGAACCGCTACTTTGAAATGGGGCCCCCGGAcgtggaggaggaaggaggccagggggaggaagaggaggaggaggaagaggaggatgaagaggCCGAGGAGGAGCGCCTGGCTCTGGAGTGGGCCCTGGGTGCGGACGAGGACTTCCTGCTGGAGCACATCCGCATCCTCAAGGTGCTGTGGTGCTTCCTGATCCATGTGCAGGGCAGTATCCGCCAGTTCGCCGCCTGTCTGGTGCTCACTGACTTCGGCATCGCAGTCTTCGAGATCCCGCACCAGGAGTCTCGGGGCAGCAGCCAGCACATCCTCTCCTCCCTGCGCTTTGTCTTCTGCTTCCCGCATGGCGACCTCACTGAGTTCGGCTTCCTCATGCCAGAGCTGTGTCTGGTGCTCAAGGTACGGCACAGTGAGAACACGCTCTTCATCATCTCAGACGCTGCCAACTTGCACGAGTTCCATGCCGACCTACGTTCATGCTTTGCACCCCAACACATGGCCATGCTGTGTAGCCCTATCCTCTACGGCAGCCACACCAGCCTGCAGGAGTTCCTGCGCCAGCTGCTCACCTTCTACAAGGTGGCTGGCGGCTGCCAGGAGCGCAGCCAGGGCTGCTTCCCCGTCTACCTGGTCTACAGCGACAAGCGCATGGTGCAGACAGCCGCCGGGGACTACTCAGGCAACATCGAGTGGGCCAGTTGCACACTCTGTTCAGCAGTGCGGCGCTCCTGCTGCGCGCCCTCTGAGGCCGTCAAGTCCGCCGCCATCCCCTACTGGCTATTGCTGACACCCCAGCATCTCAACGTCATCAAGGCCGACTTCAACCCCATGCCCAACCGTGGCACCCACAACTGTCGCAACCGCAACAGCTTCAAGCTCAGTCGCGTGCCGCTCTCCACCGTGCTGCTGGACCCCACACGCAGCTGCACCCAGCCTCGGGGCGCCTTTGCTGACGGCCACGTGCTGGAGCTGCTCGTGGGGTACCGCTTTGTCACTGCCATCTTCGTGCTGCCCCATGAGAAGTTCCACTTCCTGCGTATCTACAGCCAGCTGCGGGCCTCGCTGCAGGACCTAAAGACTGTGGTCATCGCCAAGACCCCTGGGACGGGAGGCAGCCCCCAGGGCCCCTTTGCGGATGGCCAGCCTGCTGAGCGCAGGGTCAG CAATGACCAGCGTCCCCAGGAGGTTCCAGCAGaggccctggccccagccccagcggaagtcccagctccagcccctacagcagcctcagcctcaggccCAGCGAAGACTCCAGCCCCAGCAGAGACCTCAACTTCAACTTTGGTCCCAGAGGAGACCCCAGTGGAggctccagccccacccccagccgAGGCCCCTGCCCAGTACCCGAGTGAGCACCTCATCCAGGCCACCTCGGAGGAGAATCAGATCCCCTCACACTTGCCTGCCTGCCCGTCACTCCGGCACGTCGCCAGCCTGCGGGGCAGCGCCATCATCGAGCTCTTCCACAGCAGCATTGCTGAG GTTGAAAACGAGGAGCTGAGGCACCTCATGTGGTCCTCGGTGGTGTTCTACCAGACCCCAGGGCTAGAGGTGACCGCCTGCGTGCTGCTCTCTACCAAGGCTGTGTACTTTGTGCTCCACGACGGCCTCCGCCGCTACTTCTCAGAGCCACTACAGG ATTTCTGGCATCAGAAAAACACCGACTACAACAACAGCCCCTTCCACATCTCCCAGTGCTTTGTGCTAAAGCTCAGTGACCTGCAGTCCGTCAATGTGGGGCTTTTCGACCAGCATTTCCGGCTGACGG GTTCCACCCCGTTGCAGGTGGTCACGTGCTTGACGCGGGACAGCTACCTGACGCACTGCTTCCTCCAGCACCTCATGGTCGTGCTGTCCTCTCTGGAACGCACACCCTCACCGGAGCCTGTTGACAAGGACTTCTACTCCGAGTTTGGGAACAAGACCACAG GGAAAATGGAGAACTATGAGCTGATCCACTCTAGTCGTGTCAAGTTCACCTACCCCAGTGAGGAGGAGATTGGGGACCTGACGTTCATTGTGGCCCAAAAGATGGCTGAGCCAGAGAAGGCCCCAGCCCTCAGCATCCTGCTGTATGTGCAGGCCTTCCAGGTGGGCATGCCACCCCCTGGGTGCTGCAGGGGCCCCCTGCGCCCCAAGACACTCCTGCTCACCAGCTCTGAGATCTTCCTCCTGGATGAGGACTGTATCCACTACCCACTGCCCGAGTTTGCCAAAGAACCGCCGCAGAGAGACAGGTACCGGCTGGACGATGGCCGCCGCGTCCGGGACCTGGACCGAGTGCTCATGGGCTACCAGACCTACCCACAGGCCCTCACCCTCGTCTTTGATGATGTGCAAGGTCATGACCTCATGGGCAGTGTCACCCTGGACCACTTTGGGGAGGTGCCAGGTGGCCCAGCCAGAGCCGGCCAGGGCCGTGAAGTCCAGTGGCAGGTGTTTGTCCCCAGTGCCGAGAGCCGAGAGAAGCTCATCTCGCTGCTGGCTCGCCAGTGGGAGGCCCTGTGTGGCCGTGAGCTGCCTGTCGAGCTCACCGGCTAG
- the TNNC1 gene encoding troponin C, slow skeletal and cardiac muscles, which yields MDDIYKAAVEQLTEEQKNEFKAAFDIFVLGAEDGCISTKELGKVMRMLGQNPTPEELQEMIDEVDEDGSGTVDFDEFLVMMVRCMKDDSKGKSEEELSDLFRMFDKNADGYIDLDELKMMLQATGETITEDDIEELMKDGDKNNDGRIDYDEFLEFMKGVE from the exons ATGGATGACATCTACAAGGCTGCG GTAGAGCAGCTGACAGAAGAGCAGAAAAATG AGTTCAAGGCAGCCTTTGACATCTTCGTGCTGGGTGCTGAGGATGGCTGCATCAGCACCAAGGAGCTGGGCAAGGTGATGAGGATGCTGGGCCAGAACCCCACCCCTGAGGAGCTGCAGGAGATGATTGACGAGGTGGACGAGGACG GCAGCGGCACGGTGGACTTTGATGAGTTCTTGGTCATGATGGTTCGATGCATGAAGGATGACAGCAAAGGGAAATCTGAGGAGGAGCTGTCTGACCTCTTCCGCATGTTTGACAA AAACGCTGATGGCTACATCGACCTGGATGAGCTGAAGATGATGCTGCAGGCTACAGGCGAGACCATCACGGAGGACGACATCGAGGAGCTCATGAAGGACGGAGACAAGAACAACGATGGCCGCATCGACTATGATG AGTTCCTGGAGTTCATGAAGGGTGTGGAGTAG
- the NISCH gene encoding nischarin isoform X3, translating to MATSRTFGPEREAEPAKEARVVGSELVDTYTVYIIQVTDGSHEWTVKHRYSDFHDLHEKLVAERKIDKNLLPPKKIIGKNSRSLVEKREKDLEVYLQKLLAAFPGVTPRVLGHFLHFHFYEINGITAALAEELFEKGEQLLGAGEVFAIGPLQLYAVTEQLQQGKPTCASGDAKTDLGHILDFTCRLKYLKVSGTEGPFGTSNIQEQLLPFDLSIFKSLHQVEISHCDAQHIRGLVASKPTLATLSVRFSATSMKEVLVPEASEFDEWEPEGTALEGPVTAVIPTWQALTTLDLSHNSISEIDESVKLIPKIEFLDLSHNGLLVVDNLQHLYNLVHLDLSYNKLSSLEGLHTKLGNIKTLNLAGNLLESLSGLHKLYSLVNLDLRDNRIEQMEEVRSIGSLPCLEHVSLLNNPLSIIPDYRTKVLAQFGERASEVCLDDTVTTEKELDTVEVLKAIQKAKEVKSKLSNPEKRGGEDSRLSAAPCIRPSSSPPTVAPASASLPQPILSNQGILGDE from the exons ATGGCGACGTCGCGCACCTTCGGGCCTGAGCGGGAAGCCGAGCCGGCTAAGGAAGCGCGCGTCGTGGGCTCGGAGCTCGTGGACACTTATACG GTTTACATCATACAGGTCACTGATGGCAGCCATGAGTGGACGGTAAAGCACCGCTACAGCGACTTCCATGACTTGCATGAAAAG CTCGTTGCAGAGAGAAAGATTGATAAAAATCTGCTTCCGCCCAAAAAGATAATTGGGAAAAACTCAAGAAGCTTggtggagaagagggagaaggatcTGGAGGTCTACCTCCAGAAACTCCTGGCTGCCTTCCCTGGCGTGACCCCCAGAGTGCTGGGCCACTTCTTGCATTTTCACTTCTAT GAGATAAATGGCATCACTGCAGCACTGGCTGAAGAGCTCTTTGAGAAAG GAGAGCAGCTCCTGGGGGCCGGCGAGGTCTTTGCCATTGGACCCCTGCAGCTGTATGCCGTCACGGAGCAGCTGCAGCAGGGAAAGCCCACGTGCGCCAGTGGGGATGCCAAGACTGACCTCGGGCACATCCTCGACTTCACCTGTCGCCTTAAGTACCTTAAG GTTTCTGGCACAGAAGGACCTTTTGGGACCAGCAACATTCAGGAGCAGCTCCTGCCATTCGACCTATCAATATTCAAGTCCCTGCATCAGGTGGAG ATAAGTCACTGTGATGCTCAGCACATCAGAGGGCTGGTCGCATCGAAGCCCACCTTAGCCACGCTGAGTGTCCGCTTCTCAGCAACCTCGATGAAG GAAGTCCTTGTTCCTGAAGCCTCAGAATTTGATGAGTGGGAGCCTGAAGGCACAGCTCTAGAAGGCCCTGTGACTGCCGTCATCCCCACTTGGCAGGCATTGACCACGCTTGACCTGAGCCACAACAGCATCTCCGAGATCGACGAGTCTGTG AAACTGATCCCAAAGATTGAGTTCCTGGACCTGAGTCACAATGGATTGCTGGTTGTGGACAATTTGCAG CACCTGTATAACCTTGTGCATCTGGACCTGTCCTACAACAAGCTCTCCTCCTTGGAAGGGCTTCACACCAAGCTGGGGAACATCAAGACCTTAAACCTGGCAGGCAACCTCCTGGAGAGTCTGAGTGGCCTACATAAGCTCTACTCACTGGTCAACCTGGATCTCCGGGACAACAGGATCGAACAG ATGGAGGAGGTCCGGAGCATAGGCAGCCTCCCGTGTCTGGAGCACGTGTCTCTGCTGAACAACCCTCTGAGCATCATCCCCGACTACCGGACCAAGGTGCTGGCTCAGTTCGGAGAGAGGGCCTCAGAG GTCTGTCTGGATGACACAGTAACCACAGAGAAGGAGCTGGACACTGTGGAAGTGCTGAAAGCAATTCAGAAAGCCAAGGAGGTCAAGTCCAAACTGAGCAACCCAGAGAAGAGG GGTGGCGAAGACTCCCGGCTCTCAGCTGCCCCCTGCATCAGACCCAGCAGCTCCCCTCCCACTGTGGCTCCCGCATctgcctccctgccccagcccatcCTCTCCAACCAAG GCATCCTCGGAGATGAGTGA
- the NISCH gene encoding nischarin isoform X2: MATSRTFGPEREAEPAKEARVVGSELVDTYTVYIIQVTDGSHEWTVKHRYSDFHDLHEKLVAERKIDKNLLPPKKIIGKNSRSLVEKREKDLEVYLQKLLAAFPGVTPRVLGHFLHFHFYEINGITAALAEELFEKGEQLLGAGEVFAIGPLQLYAVTEQLQQGKPTCASGDAKTDLGHILDFTCRLKYLKVSGTEGPFGTSNIQEQLLPFDLSIFKSLHQVEISHCDAQHIRGLVASKPTLATLSVRFSATSMKEVLVPEASEFDEWEPEGTALEGPVTAVIPTWQALTTLDLSHNSISEIDESVKLIPKIEFLDLSHNGLLVVDNLQHLYNLVHLDLSYNKLSSLEGLHTKLGNIKTLNLAGNLLESLSGLHKLYSLVNLDLRDNRIEQMEEVRSIGSLPCLEHVSLLNNPLSIIPDYRTKVLAQFGERASEVCLDDTVTTEKELDTVEVLKAIQKAKEVKSKLSNPEKRGGEDSRLSAAPCIRPSSSPPTVAPASASLPQPILSNQGIVFVQEEALASSLSSTDSLTPEDQPIAQGCSDSLESIPAGQAASDDLRDMPGAVGGASPDHAEPEVQVVPGSGQIIFLPFTCIGYTATNQDFIQRLSTLIRQAIERQLPAWIEAANQREEGQGEEEEEEEEEEDVAENRYFEMGPPDVEEEGGQGEEEEEEEEEDEEAEEERLALEWALGADEDFLLEHIRILKVLWCFLIHVQGSIRQFAACLVLTDFGIAVFEIPHQESRGSSQHILSSLRFVFCFPHGDLTEFGFLMPELCLVLKVRHSENTLFIISDAANLHEFHADLRSCFAPQHMAMLCSPILYGSHTSLQEFLRQLLTFYKVAGGCQERSQGCFPVYLVYSDKRMVQTAAGDYSGNIEWASCTLCSAVRRSCCAPSEAVKSAAIPYWLLLTPQHLNVIKADFNPMPNRGTHNCRNRNSFKLSRVPLSTVLLDPTRSCTQPRGAFADGHVLELLVGYRFVTAIFVLPHEKFHFLRIYSQLRASLQDLKTVVIAKTPGTGGSPQGPFADGQPAERRVSNDQRPQEVPAEALAPAPAEVPAPAPTAASASGPAKTPAPAETSTSTLVPEETPVEAPAPPPAEAPAQYPSEHLIQATSEENQIPSHLPACPSLRHVASLRGSAIIELFHSSIAEVENEELRHLMWSSVVFYQTPGLEVTACVLLSTKAVYFVLHDGLRRYFSEPLQDFWHQKNTDYNNSPFHISQCFVLKLSDLQSVNVGLFDQHFRLTGGSSFRNC; this comes from the exons ATGGCGACGTCGCGCACCTTCGGGCCTGAGCGGGAAGCCGAGCCGGCTAAGGAAGCGCGCGTCGTGGGCTCGGAGCTCGTGGACACTTATACG GTTTACATCATACAGGTCACTGATGGCAGCCATGAGTGGACGGTAAAGCACCGCTACAGCGACTTCCATGACTTGCATGAAAAG CTCGTTGCAGAGAGAAAGATTGATAAAAATCTGCTTCCGCCCAAAAAGATAATTGGGAAAAACTCAAGAAGCTTggtggagaagagggagaaggatcTGGAGGTCTACCTCCAGAAACTCCTGGCTGCCTTCCCTGGCGTGACCCCCAGAGTGCTGGGCCACTTCTTGCATTTTCACTTCTAT GAGATAAATGGCATCACTGCAGCACTGGCTGAAGAGCTCTTTGAGAAAG GAGAGCAGCTCCTGGGGGCCGGCGAGGTCTTTGCCATTGGACCCCTGCAGCTGTATGCCGTCACGGAGCAGCTGCAGCAGGGAAAGCCCACGTGCGCCAGTGGGGATGCCAAGACTGACCTCGGGCACATCCTCGACTTCACCTGTCGCCTTAAGTACCTTAAG GTTTCTGGCACAGAAGGACCTTTTGGGACCAGCAACATTCAGGAGCAGCTCCTGCCATTCGACCTATCAATATTCAAGTCCCTGCATCAGGTGGAG ATAAGTCACTGTGATGCTCAGCACATCAGAGGGCTGGTCGCATCGAAGCCCACCTTAGCCACGCTGAGTGTCCGCTTCTCAGCAACCTCGATGAAG GAAGTCCTTGTTCCTGAAGCCTCAGAATTTGATGAGTGGGAGCCTGAAGGCACAGCTCTAGAAGGCCCTGTGACTGCCGTCATCCCCACTTGGCAGGCATTGACCACGCTTGACCTGAGCCACAACAGCATCTCCGAGATCGACGAGTCTGTG AAACTGATCCCAAAGATTGAGTTCCTGGACCTGAGTCACAATGGATTGCTGGTTGTGGACAATTTGCAG CACCTGTATAACCTTGTGCATCTGGACCTGTCCTACAACAAGCTCTCCTCCTTGGAAGGGCTTCACACCAAGCTGGGGAACATCAAGACCTTAAACCTGGCAGGCAACCTCCTGGAGAGTCTGAGTGGCCTACATAAGCTCTACTCACTGGTCAACCTGGATCTCCGGGACAACAGGATCGAACAG ATGGAGGAGGTCCGGAGCATAGGCAGCCTCCCGTGTCTGGAGCACGTGTCTCTGCTGAACAACCCTCTGAGCATCATCCCCGACTACCGGACCAAGGTGCTGGCTCAGTTCGGAGAGAGGGCCTCAGAG GTCTGTCTGGATGACACAGTAACCACAGAGAAGGAGCTGGACACTGTGGAAGTGCTGAAAGCAATTCAGAAAGCCAAGGAGGTCAAGTCCAAACTGAGCAACCCAGAGAAGAGG GGTGGCGAAGACTCCCGGCTCTCAGCTGCCCCCTGCATCAGACCCAGCAGCTCCCCTCCCACTGTGGCTCCCGCATctgcctccctgccccagcccatcCTCTCCAACCAAG GAATCGTGTTCGTTCAGGAGGAGGCCCTGGCCAGCAGCCTCTCGTCCACTGACAGTCTGACTCCCGAGGACCAGCCCATTGCCCAGGGATGTTCTGATTCCTTGGAGTCCATCCCTGCGGGACAG GCAGCATCTGATGATTTAAGGGACATGCCGGGAGCTGTTGGTGGTGCAAG CCCAGACCATGCCGAGCCGGAGGTCCAGGTGGTGCCCGGGTCTGGCCAGATCATCTTCCTGCCCTTCACCTGCATTGGCTACACAGCCACCAACCAGGACTTCATCCAGCGCCTGAGCACACTGATCCGGCAGGCCATCGAGCGACAGCTGCCTGCCTGGATCGAGGCTGCCAACCAGCGGGAGGAGGGCCagggcgaggaggaggaggaggaggaggaagaggaggatgttGCTGAGAACCGCTACTTTGAAATGGGGCCCCCGGAcgtggaggaggaaggaggccagggggaggaagaggaggaggaggaagaggaggatgaagaggCCGAGGAGGAGCGCCTGGCTCTGGAGTGGGCCCTGGGTGCGGACGAGGACTTCCTGCTGGAGCACATCCGCATCCTCAAGGTGCTGTGGTGCTTCCTGATCCATGTGCAGGGCAGTATCCGCCAGTTCGCCGCCTGTCTGGTGCTCACTGACTTCGGCATCGCAGTCTTCGAGATCCCGCACCAGGAGTCTCGGGGCAGCAGCCAGCACATCCTCTCCTCCCTGCGCTTTGTCTTCTGCTTCCCGCATGGCGACCTCACTGAGTTCGGCTTCCTCATGCCAGAGCTGTGTCTGGTGCTCAAGGTACGGCACAGTGAGAACACGCTCTTCATCATCTCAGACGCTGCCAACTTGCACGAGTTCCATGCCGACCTACGTTCATGCTTTGCACCCCAACACATGGCCATGCTGTGTAGCCCTATCCTCTACGGCAGCCACACCAGCCTGCAGGAGTTCCTGCGCCAGCTGCTCACCTTCTACAAGGTGGCTGGCGGCTGCCAGGAGCGCAGCCAGGGCTGCTTCCCCGTCTACCTGGTCTACAGCGACAAGCGCATGGTGCAGACAGCCGCCGGGGACTACTCAGGCAACATCGAGTGGGCCAGTTGCACACTCTGTTCAGCAGTGCGGCGCTCCTGCTGCGCGCCCTCTGAGGCCGTCAAGTCCGCCGCCATCCCCTACTGGCTATTGCTGACACCCCAGCATCTCAACGTCATCAAGGCCGACTTCAACCCCATGCCCAACCGTGGCACCCACAACTGTCGCAACCGCAACAGCTTCAAGCTCAGTCGCGTGCCGCTCTCCACCGTGCTGCTGGACCCCACACGCAGCTGCACCCAGCCTCGGGGCGCCTTTGCTGACGGCCACGTGCTGGAGCTGCTCGTGGGGTACCGCTTTGTCACTGCCATCTTCGTGCTGCCCCATGAGAAGTTCCACTTCCTGCGTATCTACAGCCAGCTGCGGGCCTCGCTGCAGGACCTAAAGACTGTGGTCATCGCCAAGACCCCTGGGACGGGAGGCAGCCCCCAGGGCCCCTTTGCGGATGGCCAGCCTGCTGAGCGCAGGGTCAG CAATGACCAGCGTCCCCAGGAGGTTCCAGCAGaggccctggccccagccccagcggaagtcccagctccagcccctacagcagcctcagcctcaggccCAGCGAAGACTCCAGCCCCAGCAGAGACCTCAACTTCAACTTTGGTCCCAGAGGAGACCCCAGTGGAggctccagccccacccccagccgAGGCCCCTGCCCAGTACCCGAGTGAGCACCTCATCCAGGCCACCTCGGAGGAGAATCAGATCCCCTCACACTTGCCTGCCTGCCCGTCACTCCGGCACGTCGCCAGCCTGCGGGGCAGCGCCATCATCGAGCTCTTCCACAGCAGCATTGCTGAG GTTGAAAACGAGGAGCTGAGGCACCTCATGTGGTCCTCGGTGGTGTTCTACCAGACCCCAGGGCTAGAGGTGACCGCCTGCGTGCTGCTCTCTACCAAGGCTGTGTACTTTGTGCTCCACGACGGCCTCCGCCGCTACTTCTCAGAGCCACTACAGG ATTTCTGGCATCAGAAAAACACCGACTACAACAACAGCCCCTTCCACATCTCCCAGTGCTTTGTGCTAAAGCTCAGTGACCTGCAGTCCGTCAATGTGGGGCTTTTCGACCAGCATTTCCGGCTGACGG GAGGAAGCAGCTTCAGGAACTGCTGA